A window of the Oscillospiraceae bacterium NTUH-002-81 genome harbors these coding sequences:
- a CDS encoding HAD family hydrolase: MEQNADSVLFDLDGTLWDAVPVIFRVIQDLFRDYPSVPAADTTLDDIYHYMGLQTWDILKLCFPGAEDETVQKIMDDYCSRLHPYLKQGGAVLYDGVEETLHTLSERYQLFLVSNCDAEYLEGFWDLFNLKPYFTGWICAGGTGRPKDENIRIVQKQYGLQHPVYVGDTNKDREAAEKTNVPFIHAAYGFGKDVPAVHRISKITELPDYLQTSSIF; the protein is encoded by the coding sequence ATGGAACAAAACGCAGATTCTGTTCTGTTTGATCTGGATGGGACGCTGTGGGATGCGGTACCGGTGATTTTTCGGGTGATTCAGGATCTTTTCCGGGATTATCCGTCTGTTCCGGCGGCGGACACAACGCTGGATGACATCTATCACTATATGGGGCTGCAGACCTGGGATATCCTGAAGCTTTGTTTTCCCGGCGCAGAGGACGAGACGGTGCAGAAGATCATGGATGATTACTGTTCCAGACTGCATCCTTATCTGAAACAGGGCGGGGCCGTGCTGTATGACGGTGTGGAGGAGACCCTTCACACATTGTCAGAGCGGTATCAGCTGTTTCTGGTGAGCAACTGCGATGCAGAATATCTGGAGGGCTTCTGGGATCTGTTCAACCTGAAACCCTATTTCACCGGCTGGATCTGTGCCGGAGGAACCGGGCGGCCCAAGGATGAAAATATCCGTATCGTGCAGAAACAGTATGGTTTGCAGCATCCGGTGTATGTCGGTGATACGAACAAAGACCGGGAGGCGGCAGAGAAAACGAATGTGCCGTTTATCCATGCGGCTTACGGATTTGGAAAAGATGTACCGGCGGTGCACAGGATCAGTAAAATTACAGAATTGCCAGATTATTTACAAACTTCTTCTATATTTTAA